From the genome of Candidatus Woesearchaeota archaeon:
AACATTGACAGAAAATGGCAAATTTGTGAAAGCAGTAGAAAATCATAAAAAAGGATTGATTCCTCCAGAAAAAATACTGGTTTTTGAAAAGTTAAATTCGGGGATTTGGTCAGAAAAAGGATTATTTTCTTTAATTGATTATGAGACAAGAATTTCAAATGATAGAAAAGTTTTAAAGTTTATACTCAAACCGATTGATGAAAATATTGATATTCCAAAAGGAAAAGATGATGATGAACATAATAGACTTATACCAACACAAGTTAAAGTAGCCGTTTGGAAAAGAGACAAAGGTAACTGTGTTCTTTGTGGTTCGACCAAGAACTTACATTATGACCATGATGTGCCATTTTCTAAAGGGGGAAGTAGTATAACTGAAAAAAATGTCAGAATTTTGTGTGCTAAATGTAATTTGAAAAAGCATGATAAGATAGAATAAGAGGTTGTTTTATTTCATTCTTCCTC
Proteins encoded in this window:
- a CDS encoding HNH endonuclease, producing the protein MKDEILSYREMCNKIQVNTIQRGMNFHIKKGISVILMSVRPGAPYDDEIDIGKNLLIYEGHDVQKSKQNPEPKKIDQPRWTDNGTLTENGKFVKAVENHKKGLIPPEKILVFEKLNSGIWSEKGLFSLIDYETRISNDRKVLKFILKPIDENIDIPKGKDDDEHNRLIPTQVKVAVWKRDKGNCVLCGSTKNLHYDHDVPFSKGGSSITEKNVRILCAKCNLKKHDKIE